The proteins below are encoded in one region of Peribacillus muralis:
- the thpR gene encoding RNA 2',3'-cyclic phosphodiesterase: protein MNTHFFFALVLPDDIKVALHAVTKRLNLGFPFKKWLHPADYHITMAFLGSADDAMKQDAIRRVEGVLAEEAPLELVLAEIGAFGKNDSPRILWTGVKQQERLFSMQEKIYNSCAEAGFELDKKPFKPHITLARKFEGNDPFSLESVRQVAALDEKHFEAVQVALYQTHIGASPSYEKIYTINLQQ from the coding sequence ATGAATACTCATTTTTTCTTTGCTTTAGTTTTACCTGACGATATTAAAGTAGCTTTACATGCTGTGACAAAACGACTGAATTTAGGCTTTCCATTTAAGAAATGGCTGCATCCGGCCGATTATCATATTACGATGGCGTTTTTAGGAAGTGCTGACGATGCAATGAAACAGGATGCGATAAGGCGAGTGGAGGGCGTTCTTGCGGAAGAGGCCCCATTGGAGCTTGTGCTGGCTGAAATCGGCGCTTTTGGCAAGAATGACAGTCCTAGGATCCTTTGGACGGGTGTGAAGCAGCAAGAAAGGCTTTTTTCGATGCAGGAGAAGATTTATAACTCATGCGCGGAGGCGGGATTTGAACTTGATAAAAAACCGTTTAAGCCCCATATTACGCTAGCAAGAAAATTCGAGGGGAATGATCCCTTTTCTTTGGAAAGCGTCCGGCAGGTGGCGGCTTTGGACGAAAAGCATTTCGAGGCAGTTCAGGTTGCGCTTTATCAAACACATATCGGAGCATCGCCTTCATACGAAAAGATATACACGATAAATCTTCAACAATAG
- a CDS encoding Nramp family divalent metal transporter, with translation MSGALHQSSSRGFKNLLPYLGPAFIAAVAYIDPGNYATNITAGSKYGYTLLWVIFASNLMAVLIQTLSAKLGIATGKNLPELCRERFSKKTSFLLWIQAEAVIMATDLAEFIGAALGIYLLFDLPLITSAIIAAIGSFAILEFQRRGYRTFEALITVMIFVVVLAFGAQVFYAHPDTSAIALGLFTPKFEGVDSILLSAGMLGATVMPHAIYLHSSLTQKRIVGKNDFERKRIFRFEQIDIVIAMLIAGGINAAMVIVSAALFHKSGILVEDLDVAYQQFGAMLGPSVAMFFGIGLLFAGLSSSSVGVMTGDVVMQGFIKRHIPIYLRRVITTLPPLIIIIWGVNPSKALVMSQVVLSFGIAFALVPLIMFTSNKKIMGNLVNHKITSSIAWLIAVLIIGLNLFLLYETLFA, from the coding sequence ATGTCTGGTGCATTGCATCAATCTTCTTCCCGTGGATTCAAAAATCTGCTGCCGTATCTAGGTCCAGCGTTCATAGCGGCGGTCGCCTATATCGATCCAGGGAATTATGCAACCAATATTACAGCCGGTTCAAAATATGGCTATACGTTATTATGGGTTATCTTCGCTTCCAATTTGATGGCTGTGCTCATCCAAACACTGTCAGCAAAATTAGGGATAGCCACCGGTAAAAACCTACCTGAGTTATGTAGGGAAAGATTCTCGAAAAAGACATCGTTTTTGCTATGGATACAGGCCGAAGCCGTTATCATGGCTACGGACTTGGCTGAATTCATAGGTGCTGCCCTTGGAATCTATCTGCTTTTCGACCTGCCGCTCATCACATCGGCCATCATTGCAGCAATCGGTTCCTTTGCCATTTTGGAATTCCAGCGCAGGGGTTATCGGACATTCGAAGCATTGATAACGGTCATGATTTTTGTTGTTGTGCTTGCTTTCGGCGCTCAGGTCTTTTATGCGCACCCTGATACATCGGCCATCGCTTTAGGGCTATTCACTCCTAAATTCGAAGGAGTGGACAGCATTTTACTCTCAGCAGGGATGCTTGGAGCGACAGTAATGCCGCATGCAATTTACCTACATTCCTCTTTAACTCAAAAAAGAATAGTCGGTAAAAACGATTTTGAAAGAAAAAGGATTTTTCGTTTTGAGCAGATTGATATAGTCATCGCCATGTTGATTGCAGGCGGAATCAATGCCGCCATGGTCATCGTTTCAGCAGCACTATTTCATAAGAGTGGAATATTAGTGGAGGATCTGGATGTAGCTTATCAACAATTCGGTGCGATGCTCGGACCATCCGTCGCAATGTTTTTTGGAATCGGATTATTATTCGCCGGATTATCCAGCTCATCCGTAGGCGTCATGACAGGGGATGTTGTCATGCAGGGATTCATAAAAAGACATATCCCGATCTATTTGCGGAGGGTCATCACGACCTTACCACCCCTGATCATCATCATATGGGGAGTGAACCCATCGAAAGCACTGGTCATGAGTCAGGTCGTTCTCTCGTTTGGTATCGCCTTCGCCTTAGTGCCCTTGATCATGTTTACAAGCAACAAAAAAATCATGGGTAATCTAGTCAACCATAAAATCACCTCCAGTATTGCCTGGCTTATTGCAGTCCTTATCATTGGGCTGAACCTGTTCCTGCTTTACGAAACACTGTTCGCATAG
- the dat gene encoding D-amino-acid transaminase has translation MGKIIFNGEIKSRTDVKVDIEDRGYQFGDGVYEVIRVYNGELFAGDMHLNRLMDSAKLIQMKVPFTVAEIETRVKELISEDQLQEGIIYMQLTRGVSPRTHAFPTSDVEPVFVAYTKEIPYAGRLKPGAKGITTDDIRWLRCNIKSLNLLGNIMAKQVAVEAGCDEAIQHRDGLVTEGSSSNVSIVVDGTLKTHPASNLILNGITRQVMLKLCADHDIPYVEEAFTIEEMMAAEEVLYTSTSVEITPIITIDGQKIAAGAPGPVTERLQQLFADEIERQCGSVK, from the coding sequence ATGGGAAAAATCATTTTTAACGGCGAAATTAAAAGCAGGACCGATGTTAAGGTCGATATTGAGGACAGGGGATATCAATTCGGTGATGGCGTCTATGAGGTCATCCGGGTTTATAATGGTGAATTATTCGCAGGAGACATGCATTTGAATCGCTTGATGGACAGCGCAAAATTGATTCAGATGAAGGTCCCCTTCACTGTAGCGGAAATCGAAACACGCGTGAAAGAGCTAATTTCCGAGGATCAATTGCAGGAAGGGATCATCTATATGCAGCTCACTCGGGGTGTAAGTCCGCGGACACATGCTTTTCCAACTTCGGACGTCGAGCCGGTCTTTGTTGCTTATACGAAGGAAATCCCTTACGCAGGAAGGCTGAAACCAGGGGCAAAGGGCATCACGACTGACGATATTCGCTGGTTGCGCTGTAATATCAAAAGCTTGAATTTACTTGGTAATATAATGGCTAAGCAAGTAGCGGTGGAAGCTGGCTGTGACGAAGCGATCCAGCATCGTGACGGGCTGGTCACGGAGGGAAGCTCGTCCAATGTTTCCATAGTCGTGGACGGCACACTGAAGACTCATCCCGCCTCCAACTTGATCTTGAATGGGATTACCCGCCAGGTGATGCTGAAGCTTTGTGCTGATCATGACATTCCCTACGTGGAAGAAGCCTTCACGATCGAGGAAATGATGGCTGCAGAGGAAGTGCTCTATACGAGCACAAGCGTCGAAATCACGCCGATCATTACCATCGACGGTCAAAAGATTGCTGCCGGGGCACCGGGGCCGGTAACCGAAAGATTGCAACAATTGTTCGCCGATGAGATCGAAAGGCAATGCGGTTCCGTAAAATGA
- the pepV gene encoding dipeptidase PepV, whose amino-acid sequence MTDLNWREEVEKRKMDLLLDTQNLLKIKSVLDEENKTEDAPFGQGVKEALDFMLQLGEKDGFTVKNVDNVAGHIEMGEGDELIGILCHVDVVPEGDGWSSDPFGAELRNGRIYARGAIDDKGPTMAAYHAMKLVRELGQPLNKRVRMIIGTDEESNWRCVDRYFQVEEMPSMGFAPDADFPIISAEKGIWDFSVIHPVDAGNGAGSEVNVIEFSSGRRTNMVPDFATAIVEAANPAEVVAGYQAFIKKYSLKGQAVPQKNQVLLELNGVSAHAMEPNNGINAGLHLAVFLADLTLDPHAKSYFTFIKERLFEDSRGNNIGLAYADDETGELTINAGVFNYSKQGDSSIGFSVRYPVTFEWEQQKAALEERLAAYNLSVKTNSHSTPHYVNSDSFLIKTLQQVYEAETGDVAELLSIGGGTYARSLKEGVAFGPLFPGSEDIAHQKDEYIDIEDMLKATSIYARAIHELAK is encoded by the coding sequence GTGACTGATTTGAATTGGCGAGAAGAAGTAGAAAAACGGAAAATGGACCTATTGCTGGACACACAAAATTTATTGAAAATAAAAAGTGTTCTGGATGAAGAAAATAAGACAGAGGATGCCCCATTTGGTCAAGGGGTGAAGGAAGCGCTTGATTTCATGCTTCAACTGGGCGAAAAAGACGGTTTTACCGTGAAGAATGTCGATAATGTAGCCGGACATATCGAAATGGGCGAAGGCGACGAATTAATCGGGATATTATGTCATGTGGACGTTGTACCGGAAGGAGATGGGTGGAGTTCGGACCCGTTTGGCGCAGAGCTTCGCAATGGCCGCATTTATGCTCGCGGGGCAATCGATGATAAAGGGCCGACGATGGCTGCCTATCATGCAATGAAGCTGGTCCGCGAGCTTGGGCAGCCTTTGAACAAACGTGTCAGGATGATCATCGGCACAGATGAGGAATCAAACTGGCGCTGCGTGGATCGTTATTTTCAAGTGGAGGAAATGCCATCGATGGGATTTGCGCCGGATGCGGACTTCCCGATCATCAGTGCTGAAAAAGGAATTTGGGACTTCTCGGTCATTCATCCTGTTGATGCAGGAAACGGGGCGGGCTCTGAAGTGAATGTCATCGAATTCTCTTCGGGCCGAAGGACGAATATGGTACCTGATTTTGCAACGGCGATTGTCGAGGCGGCCAATCCTGCTGAGGTGGTGGCAGGCTATCAGGCATTTATAAAAAAATATTCCTTGAAGGGCCAAGCCGTTCCCCAAAAAAATCAAGTGCTTCTTGAATTGAACGGCGTGTCGGCACACGCGATGGAACCGAACAATGGAATCAATGCAGGTTTGCATTTAGCCGTCTTTTTAGCGGATCTTACGCTTGATCCGCATGCGAAATCCTACTTCACCTTCATCAAGGAACGTTTGTTTGAAGATTCCCGCGGAAATAATATAGGGCTGGCTTATGCAGATGATGAAACGGGCGAATTGACGATAAATGCCGGCGTTTTCAATTATTCCAAGCAAGGCGACAGCTCGATTGGCTTCAGCGTGCGCTATCCGGTGACGTTCGAATGGGAACAGCAAAAGGCGGCATTGGAGGAAAGGCTTGCTGCATATAATCTAAGCGTGAAGACCAATTCACATTCAACACCGCATTATGTGAATAGCGACAGCTTTTTGATCAAGACGCTGCAGCAGGTTTATGAAGCGGAGACCGGTGATGTAGCGGAACTGCTTTCGATAGGAGGCGGTACATACGCCCGCTCATTGAAGGAAGGCGTGGCCTTTGGACCGTTATTCCCTGGCAGCGAGGATATTGCGCATCAGAAAGATGAATATATTGACATTGAAGATATGCTTAAGGCTACGTCCATTTATGCACGTGCCATTCATGAATTGGCCAAATAA
- a CDS encoding SDR family NAD(P)-dependent oxidoreductase, with translation MGRLINKVAIITGGASGMGREMVDLFTKEGAQVIAADINEKAVAAVNELDNVYGTVLDVSSDESWKRMTDDVIAKFGKVDILINNAGISSEKGINDTTLADWQLMLSINGFGPFLGMKHIIPYMVKEGKGAVVNISSFTAQIGMGLNSYSASKGAVRAISKAAATQYGRMGVRVNAVFPGIIETPMTHKLEESKDLVNQMIQATPLQRLGQPADIANAVLYLASDEASYVTGAELVIDGGYSAQ, from the coding sequence ATGGGAAGATTGATTAATAAAGTAGCCATTATTACTGGCGGAGCGTCTGGTATGGGAAGAGAAATGGTGGATCTATTCACTAAAGAAGGAGCACAAGTCATTGCTGCCGATATTAATGAAAAAGCTGTAGCGGCAGTGAATGAATTGGACAACGTCTATGGAACTGTGCTTGATGTTTCTTCCGACGAAAGCTGGAAAAGAATGACGGATGACGTAATTGCTAAATTCGGGAAAGTGGACATATTGATCAACAATGCAGGCATCTCATCAGAAAAAGGAATTAACGATACGACTTTGGCTGATTGGCAGCTAATGCTGAGCATCAATGGGTTTGGACCATTTCTTGGAATGAAGCATATCATTCCATACATGGTTAAAGAAGGAAAAGGCGCCGTTGTGAACATTTCCTCCTTTACTGCCCAAATCGGAATGGGCCTTAACTCTTATTCAGCTTCCAAAGGTGCGGTACGTGCCATTTCCAAGGCAGCCGCAACCCAATATGGCCGCATGGGCGTCCGTGTCAATGCCGTATTCCCTGGTATCATCGAAACGCCAATGACACATAAATTGGAAGAATCCAAAGATCTCGTGAACCAGATGATTCAAGCGACTCCGCTTCAACGTCTCGGTCAACCGGCCGATATTGCCAATGCGGTACTTTACCTGGCATCCGATGAAGCTTCATACGTGACAGGTGCCGAGCTTGTAATCGATGGCGGATATTCCGCTCAATGA
- a CDS encoding DedA family protein: MEMVKELISNYGYFAIYGLLALGIIGLPVPDEFMMTFVGYLSSISVLNVQGAFLVSFLGSISGMLVSYFIGKKVGKPFLKKHGKWIKMTPPRLDRLETWFNKYGPWTIIIAYFIPGVRHFASYLSGMNGMEKRKYFLFAGAGAFSWCLVFTAFGYFIGVLT, from the coding sequence ATGGAAATGGTCAAGGAACTAATATCAAACTATGGTTATTTTGCGATTTATGGACTGCTGGCTCTTGGGATTATTGGCTTACCGGTTCCTGATGAGTTCATGATGACTTTTGTCGGCTATTTGTCATCCATTTCCGTTTTGAATGTCCAGGGAGCTTTCCTCGTAAGTTTCCTTGGTTCGATTTCCGGGATGCTGGTCAGTTATTTCATTGGGAAAAAGGTGGGCAAGCCTTTTTTGAAAAAGCATGGTAAATGGATTAAAATGACCCCGCCAAGGTTGGATAGGCTGGAGACATGGTTCAATAAATATGGTCCATGGACGATCATCATTGCTTATTTCATCCCTGGGGTCCGCCACTTCGCAAGCTACCTTTCCGGAATGAATGGAATGGAGAAACGAAAATACTTTTTATTTGCAGGTGCAGGAGCATTTAGCTGGTGTTTGGTATTTACGGCTTTTGGCTATTTCATTGGTGTGTTAACCTGA
- the lepB gene encoding signal peptidase I, whose translation MENRKEVFSWIKAILIAVILAFLIRTYIFAPIVVDGESMMPTLQDHERIVLTKFGTNIDSIDRFDIVVFHATVDKDYIKRVIGLPGDHIEYKDDTLYINGKAYEEPYLDQYKKQMAGGMPLTESFKLEDITGGMTVPDDQLFLMGDNRQNSLDSREIGTISVDEIVGKANLVYWPIKEIKIVN comes from the coding sequence TTGGAAAATAGAAAAGAAGTTTTTTCATGGATAAAAGCGATCTTGATTGCTGTCATTCTAGCTTTTTTAATTCGTACGTATATCTTTGCACCGATTGTCGTAGACGGTGAGTCGATGATGCCGACCCTGCAAGACCATGAGCGAATCGTTCTTACCAAGTTTGGAACGAACATCGATAGCATCGATCGATTTGATATCGTCGTTTTTCATGCTACGGTAGATAAAGATTATATTAAAAGGGTTATCGGTCTTCCTGGTGACCATATTGAATATAAAGATGATACGCTTTATATCAATGGAAAAGCCTATGAAGAACCATACTTGGATCAATATAAGAAGCAAATGGCAGGAGGCATGCCGCTGACTGAATCCTTTAAGCTTGAGGATATTACAGGCGGGATGACGGTACCGGACGATCAGTTGTTCCTTATGGGGGACAATCGTCAAAACAGTCTGGATAGCCGGGAAATCGGTACGATTTCGGTCGATGAAATCGTCGGTAAAGCCAATCTTGTGTACTGGCCGATCAAGGAAATAAAAATCGTGAACTAA
- a CDS encoding DUF1992 domain-containing protein — protein sequence MVKEQGHVNWMDQIFRDYEKDGGLKNNPGFGKPLPESVLSGNMYDDFLSKAKGAGFLPLWIKWQKEIRQELSEVVSLRKMNGEGEDMLLTRRIEEINEKVRTYNAICPPKMQRREIEWSTIESQYEKWK from the coding sequence ATGGTGAAGGAGCAGGGGCATGTGAATTGGATGGATCAGATTTTTCGCGATTATGAAAAAGACGGCGGCCTGAAGAATAATCCTGGTTTTGGAAAGCCGCTTCCGGAGTCGGTGCTATCGGGAAATATGTATGACGACTTCCTCTCGAAGGCCAAAGGTGCCGGTTTCCTGCCTCTTTGGATAAAATGGCAAAAGGAAATTCGCCAAGAGCTATCCGAAGTCGTCTCATTGCGGAAAATGAATGGCGAGGGTGAGGACATGCTTTTAACTAGACGAATTGAGGAAATTAATGAGAAAGTCCGTACATATAATGCAATTTGCCCGCCCAAAATGCAACGACGTGAAATTGAGTGGTCAACCATCGAGAGTCAGTACGAAAAATGGAAGTAA
- a CDS encoding immunoglobulin-like domain-containing protein, with product MKIPLMKVGVLSCLTFSLFNGQAYAESEWANACSSQGQMQPDKNPSYGQINCLLTKAAIAAEIPPEVVKAVATQENGDWRQFDAAGKPIKSSDGGIGLMQLTNKSGYDQKKLENDIVYNIEAGVEVLSGMYARKDLPKIKGAGRRVIENWYFPVMAYNGTKPVNSPLYQENGKRNTRAYQEEVFAELEKQSYLSSTKLASYPFSTKDFEYDRGSTANITFKKPEYTLTGQTHDSVYWFKAGDKVATTASVKIRERASTSSGHATVPKDSKLIITGDFVYEESAANKFVWFPVQTENKKIKGYISSAYISNKPSTPVVDTNAPVISGATNAAVPYNSSFDAKSNVKAKDDKDGDVTSAIRVEGKVDTKKVGTYNLTYTVADKARNVAKVIRKVSVYDKVKPVISGAGSKTIRLNASFDPKSNVSAKDNADGSLTSKLKVSGTVNTKKKGSYTLKYTVTDSSKNTATVSRKITIDSTKPVISGATNKTIAYNSAFNPKSGVTAKDNLDGNVTNKIKTTGTVNTKKKGSYTLTYTVADKSQNKAVTKRIITVK from the coding sequence ATGAAGATCCCATTAATGAAGGTTGGAGTATTGTCTTGTCTAACATTCAGCTTGTTCAATGGACAGGCTTACGCAGAGTCTGAATGGGCTAATGCATGTTCGTCACAAGGCCAAATGCAACCGGATAAAAATCCTTCTTACGGACAAATTAACTGCTTGCTGACGAAGGCGGCGATTGCGGCAGAAATTCCCCCTGAAGTGGTGAAAGCGGTGGCTACGCAGGAAAATGGGGATTGGCGGCAATTCGATGCTGCTGGTAAACCGATTAAATCCAGTGATGGCGGCATCGGCTTGATGCAGCTTACCAATAAAAGCGGGTATGACCAGAAAAAATTGGAGAATGACATCGTCTACAACATCGAGGCTGGTGTCGAGGTCCTGAGTGGCATGTATGCAAGAAAAGATCTGCCGAAAATCAAAGGAGCAGGACGCCGGGTCATTGAAAACTGGTATTTTCCTGTCATGGCCTACAATGGGACAAAGCCAGTGAACAGCCCCCTTTACCAGGAAAACGGGAAAAGGAATACGCGTGCCTATCAAGAGGAAGTGTTTGCCGAGTTGGAAAAACAAAGCTATCTGTCCAGTACCAAATTGGCAAGCTATCCATTCAGCACGAAAGACTTTGAATATGATCGAGGGAGTACGGCCAATATTACCTTTAAAAAGCCGGAATACACGTTGACCGGGCAAACGCATGACTCCGTCTATTGGTTCAAGGCAGGAGACAAAGTGGCCACGACTGCGAGTGTGAAAATAAGGGAAAGGGCCAGCACCTCTTCTGGCCATGCAACCGTGCCAAAGGATTCCAAGCTGATCATCACCGGGGATTTTGTTTATGAGGAGTCAGCGGCGAATAAATTTGTTTGGTTCCCGGTACAAACGGAGAACAAGAAAATCAAGGGATATATTTCTTCGGCCTATATCTCGAATAAGCCATCGACTCCTGTCGTGGATACGAATGCACCCGTGATTTCAGGGGCAACGAACGCAGCGGTCCCGTACAACTCGTCATTCGATGCCAAATCCAACGTAAAAGCCAAGGATGATAAAGATGGAGATGTAACGAGCGCCATACGTGTCGAGGGAAAGGTGGATACAAAGAAGGTGGGCACCTATAATTTGACTTATACGGTAGCTGACAAGGCAAGGAATGTTGCCAAGGTGATAAGGAAGGTATCCGTTTATGATAAAGTTAAGCCAGTCATTTCAGGTGCAGGAAGTAAAACGATCAGATTGAATGCTTCATTTGATCCAAAATCGAACGTGAGCGCCAAGGATAATGCCGATGGCAGCTTGACAAGTAAACTAAAAGTGTCGGGTACGGTGAATACGAAGAAAAAAGGAAGCTATACATTGAAGTATACGGTTACCGACTCTTCAAAAAATACGGCGACGGTAAGCAGAAAGATCACGATAGACAGCACGAAGCCAGTCATCTCGGGAGCCACGAATAAAACGATTGCCTATAACTCTGCCTTCAATCCTAAGTCGGGAGTTACCGCTAAAGATAACTTGGATGGAAACGTAACGAATAAGATCAAAACAACAGGGACCGTGAATACGAAGAAAAAGGGCTCCTATACATTGACTTATACAGTTGCGGATAAATCACAGAACAAGGCAGTGACAAAAAGGATAATTACAGTTAAATGA
- a CDS encoding DUF4064 domain-containing protein, with protein sequence MKRKGEFSLSIIGVSIAAIFLIVTIIAAVYINSVDLKGMVDYSLMTDSEISASEIDMSIKLFMGLLWAGIISLIIALAGGLSAIFLLKGGKVKPAGILLIITGIVTVFQIWPLIFFIIPGIMCLVRKPIDTVEVIV encoded by the coding sequence TTGAAACGTAAAGGGGAATTCTCATTAAGTATCATCGGTGTCAGTATCGCTGCCATCTTTTTGATTGTAACGATCATTGCTGCCGTTTATATCAACAGTGTCGATTTAAAAGGGATGGTGGACTATTCTTTAATGACAGATTCGGAGATTTCGGCATCCGAGATTGATATGTCCATCAAGTTGTTCATGGGTCTATTGTGGGCGGGGATCATCTCATTGATCATTGCATTGGCAGGCGGTTTGAGCGCCATCTTTTTATTGAAGGGAGGTAAAGTGAAGCCTGCCGGAATTTTGTTGATCATAACGGGGATAGTGACCGTTTTTCAAATATGGCCGCTTATCTTTTTCATTATACCGGGGATCATGTGTCTCGTAAGGAAGCCGATAGATACGGTGGAAGTGATAGTCTGA
- the cobA gene encoding uroporphyrinogen-III C-methyltransferase yields MTIGKVHFVGAGPGDAGLITVKGQRAIEKADVIIYDMLLNSKLLEAASLDCELIYCGKTPYSNGIKQSDINALLVSKALEGREVIRLKGGDPAVFGRVVEEAESLEANGISFEIIPGVTSGIAASIYAGVPVTHRNLGRFYAMLTGHGEGLQDIDWKGLVDSIDMMAFYMGAGNLPDICKNLIGHGKPGKTPVLVIRWGTYGRQVTVEGTLDDIAERAREGPLLNPAIILVGEAISLREKLQWFEKKPLFGQQFLVARTGTAKSSLAEGLQELGGDVLEFPKWMSASVKMEESQLLSFLSYERILFISPESIHGFLDSLTEYAIDFRRISSELYVVSSKSKKVLQKRGLSAKLKSEMPETGRLLVIGDRDKNQIDSDYGDADYAQSIEKFVDERFLEILPRMLAEKAVDTVLFSNRHSVDMLMEYTRKANVDSEELLKHASIGVIGKSTGNRVEDYGFSVDMMPEDPSVQGLVALIVNGRFLGSD; encoded by the coding sequence ATGACCATCGGCAAGGTTCATTTTGTGGGGGCAGGACCGGGTGATGCGGGACTGATTACAGTAAAAGGCCAAAGGGCCATCGAAAAAGCGGATGTCATTATCTATGATATGCTGCTGAATTCAAAACTATTGGAGGCTGCCTCGCTTGATTGTGAATTGATTTATTGTGGGAAGACACCGTATTCGAATGGCATCAAGCAATCTGACATCAATGCCCTGCTTGTGTCCAAGGCGCTTGAAGGCCGTGAGGTGATCCGTCTGAAAGGCGGGGATCCTGCTGTTTTTGGAAGAGTGGTTGAGGAAGCGGAGTCGTTGGAAGCTAACGGAATTTCCTTTGAAATCATTCCTGGTGTAACATCTGGCATTGCCGCCTCCATATATGCGGGTGTTCCCGTGACACATCGAAACCTTGGACGATTTTATGCCATGTTGACGGGCCACGGAGAAGGATTGCAAGATATAGATTGGAAGGGGCTTGTCGATAGTATAGATATGATGGCCTTTTATATGGGGGCGGGCAATCTTCCCGATATTTGCAAAAACTTGATCGGTCATGGAAAGCCAGGAAAAACGCCGGTGCTTGTCATTCGATGGGGCACGTATGGAAGACAGGTAACCGTTGAGGGGACATTGGACGATATCGCGGAAAGGGCAAGGGAAGGGCCTCTTCTTAATCCAGCGATCATATTGGTCGGAGAGGCCATTTCGCTCAGGGAAAAGCTGCAATGGTTCGAAAAGAAGCCACTATTCGGACAACAATTTTTAGTGGCAAGGACTGGCACCGCAAAGAGTTCTTTAGCCGAAGGATTACAGGAGCTTGGGGGGGACGTCTTGGAGTTTCCGAAATGGATGTCGGCTAGTGTGAAAATGGAAGAAAGTCAGTTGCTCTCTTTTCTATCGTATGAACGAATTCTCTTCATCTCACCTGAAAGTATCCATGGATTCTTGGATTCACTCACTGAATATGCGATTGACTTTCGGCGGATTTCTTCTGAACTTTATGTAGTATCGAGCAAATCGAAGAAGGTTTTGCAGAAGCGCGGACTGAGCGCCAAGCTCAAATCCGAGATGCCGGAAACGGGAAGGCTGTTGGTTATTGGAGATAGGGATAAGAACCAAATCGATTCGGATTATGGGGATGCGGATTATGCTCAATCGATCGAGAAATTTGTCGATGAAAGATTCCTTGAAATACTGCCGCGAATGCTAGCCGAAAAAGCTGTCGATACCGTGCTTTTTTCGAACCGGCATTCAGTTGATATGCTGATGGAGTACACAAGGAAGGCAAATGTCGATAGTGAAGAGCTATTAAAGCATGCTTCGATTGGCGTAATCGGGAAAAGCACAGGTAATAGAGTGGAAGATTACGGGTTTTCTGTAGATATGATGCCCGAAGATCCGTCTGTGCAAGGATTGGTGGCGTTGATCGTGAATGGAAGGTTTTTAGGCTCTGATTAA
- a CDS encoding uroporphyrinogen-III synthase, with product MSKLDGRTIALLGSRKTEELSKIVHNLGGIPLVRPAQGTVFLDDSHLEEDIKSLLAGAFDWIILTTGVGTELLYKTAMKLEAGDQFIAALQSMNIAARGYKTVNMLKKLGLKPLIRDDDGSTAGLVRNLEGNLYGDVKVALQLHGDPAPILMNWLDEQKVEHKEILPYEHISPEKETMQLLVGEILGGTIDSVVFTSAPQPRNLMKFVREQGVEDEIIEQFKSKVIALAVGKVTAQVIIDEGIERVIYPEDQRMGSAMVELVKFYHGIASR from the coding sequence ATGAGTAAGCTTGATGGCAGGACCATTGCTTTATTGGGATCGCGAAAAACGGAAGAACTCAGTAAGATCGTTCATAATCTTGGGGGAATCCCGCTAGTTCGTCCAGCACAGGGGACGGTATTCCTTGATGATTCCCACTTGGAAGAAGATATAAAGAGTTTGCTGGCAGGAGCGTTCGATTGGATCATCCTTACGACGGGAGTGGGGACAGAGCTGTTATATAAAACGGCAATGAAGCTGGAAGCCGGGGACCAATTCATTGCAGCTTTACAGTCGATGAATATTGCAGCCAGGGGCTATAAAACCGTGAATATGCTGAAAAAGCTCGGCCTCAAGCCGTTGATCCGTGATGATGATGGAAGTACGGCCGGGCTCGTTCGCAATCTGGAGGGAAATCTGTATGGCGATGTAAAGGTCGCTCTCCAGCTTCATGGAGATCCGGCTCCGATCTTGATGAACTGGCTGGATGAACAAAAGGTGGAACATAAAGAAATCCTTCCTTATGAGCATATTTCGCCGGAAAAAGAAACGATGCAACTGCTGGTAGGGGAAATACTCGGAGGCACCATCGATTCCGTTGTGTTCACAAGTGCCCCGCAGCCGCGCAATTTAATGAAATTTGTTCGTGAACAAGGCGTGGAGGATGAAATCATTGAACAGTTCAAATCAAAGGTCATTGCACTTGCCGTCGGAAAGGTGACGGCGCAAGTGATAATCGATGAAGGAATCGAGCGGGTCATTTATCCTGAGGATCAACGGATGGGCAGTGCAATGGTGGAATTGGTGAAATTTTATCATGGGATTGCAAGCAGGTAG